In Capillimicrobium parvum, a genomic segment contains:
- a CDS encoding ATP-binding protein, translating into MSPSPAYALRPWTDVVRPHDDIRSGDLALGTYAANLAQVAMTQEAAPVYGDAEAFFAATYFTPTMCGLLADVFGALSGQRGDRVVQLKTPFGGGKTHSLLALFHLARSRAAAASVPELDGIADPGEVRIAVLSGEYLDPARGREVEGRVIRTLWGELAFQLGGWRAYERLLVDGEEGPPPGGQRLGELLAGTPALVLLDEVLVYAAKAKSLRLGDSTMDRQVLLFVQHLTEAVNQQQHTALVYSLQASVGEAVGEEGLLEALEKIAGRIDERREPVSGDEVLRVVQRRLFADVGDDDVRSEVARAYGDLLTAQLAAAAETDGDRQEAAAAGRGLEQRILESYPFHPELLDLMFHRWGSLPTYQRTRGALQFLATVVHALWAKRSEREPQPLIGPGDVDLADEGSRLTFLEQVGATNQYASVVQADFLATDAGTRRIDERLGRDAPGLERARVGTRVATAIMLLSFGAREGAERGALERDVLETSLAPGLDRNVLLGALEGLRGEALLFLHHVGGRYRFEPQPNLNRLIQQETANVSRESVQIHVRARLEDVLGARGASRHVVLWPDGPGQVPDETEAFQVVYLAADWSPAQAALSRYVLESASGPRVARNALAFVEPASGRFDDARAAARRALAVEALLSQGSRVGLSGEQKEELRERLRVAEQELRAALGQAYTRVHVPLGLADDGTVRFATRDLGTILSGGRSLHERVREALQTYVADELFPTKIAALADLSDEREWRWVSEVAHALPRFFEAPKVWNQDALTTGVIKAVAQGALGYVAGAQERDGALFAPSTGSVRLREDLDPGSVGLGEGCALLRVSLAERLRSPSPPDARPQNDPPAPQIGRPDQLPIEVAPGGDATGLALSITATEDDLFTLSQALGKLRGLLGEGGTMGLQIEVRSATSGEAIDRLKARNTVVEPLEENDGVTLSWQWTGQTR; encoded by the coding sequence ATGAGTCCGAGCCCTGCCTACGCGCTGCGACCCTGGACCGACGTCGTGCGCCCGCACGACGACATCCGTTCGGGGGACCTCGCGCTGGGCACCTACGCCGCGAATCTCGCGCAAGTCGCGATGACGCAGGAAGCCGCGCCGGTCTACGGGGATGCGGAGGCGTTCTTCGCAGCGACGTATTTCACTCCGACGATGTGCGGCCTGCTGGCCGATGTCTTTGGGGCGCTGAGCGGCCAGCGCGGCGACCGCGTCGTGCAGCTCAAGACGCCTTTCGGGGGCGGCAAGACCCACTCGCTGCTCGCGCTCTTTCACCTGGCGCGCTCGCGCGCGGCGGCCGCGTCGGTGCCCGAGCTCGACGGAATTGCCGACCCGGGTGAGGTCCGCATTGCCGTGCTCTCGGGCGAGTACCTCGACCCCGCGCGCGGGCGCGAGGTCGAGGGCCGCGTCATCCGCACCCTGTGGGGGGAACTAGCCTTCCAGCTCGGCGGCTGGCGAGCCTACGAGCGGCTGCTCGTCGACGGCGAAGAAGGCCCGCCGCCGGGCGGGCAGCGGCTCGGAGAGCTTCTCGCGGGCACGCCGGCGCTTGTGCTGCTCGACGAGGTGCTCGTCTACGCGGCCAAGGCGAAGTCGCTGCGGCTCGGCGACTCGACCATGGACCGTCAGGTCCTGCTCTTCGTCCAGCATCTCACCGAGGCCGTCAACCAGCAGCAGCACACAGCGCTGGTCTACTCCCTGCAGGCCAGCGTTGGGGAAGCGGTTGGCGAGGAGGGGCTGCTCGAGGCGCTAGAGAAGATCGCCGGACGTATCGACGAGCGTCGTGAGCCGGTCTCCGGCGACGAGGTGCTCCGCGTGGTCCAGCGCCGACTGTTCGCCGACGTGGGTGATGACGATGTGCGTTCCGAAGTCGCGCGCGCCTACGGCGACCTGCTCACCGCGCAGCTGGCTGCGGCCGCCGAAACCGACGGCGATCGCCAAGAGGCCGCTGCAGCAGGGCGCGGCCTGGAGCAGCGCATCCTCGAGTCATATCCGTTCCACCCCGAGTTGCTGGATCTCATGTTCCACCGCTGGGGCTCGTTGCCGACCTACCAGCGCACGCGCGGCGCGCTGCAGTTCCTCGCCACTGTCGTGCACGCCCTGTGGGCCAAGCGCTCCGAGCGCGAGCCACAGCCCCTCATCGGACCGGGCGACGTGGACCTGGCCGACGAGGGCTCCCGGCTGACGTTCCTCGAGCAGGTCGGCGCGACAAACCAGTACGCCTCGGTGGTCCAGGCCGACTTTCTGGCAACCGATGCGGGCACCCGGCGGATCGACGAGCGGCTCGGGCGCGACGCGCCGGGCCTTGAGCGTGCGCGGGTCGGGACACGGGTGGCCACGGCGATCATGCTGCTCAGTTTCGGAGCTCGCGAAGGGGCCGAGCGTGGGGCGCTTGAGCGTGACGTGCTTGAAACCTCGCTCGCCCCGGGCCTGGACCGCAACGTGCTCCTCGGGGCCCTCGAGGGGCTGCGCGGCGAGGCGCTGCTTTTCCTCCACCACGTCGGCGGTCGCTACCGTTTCGAGCCGCAGCCGAACCTCAACCGGCTCATCCAGCAGGAGACCGCCAATGTCTCCCGCGAGTCGGTGCAGATTCACGTTCGTGCGCGCCTCGAAGACGTGCTCGGCGCTCGAGGGGCGAGCCGCCACGTCGTGCTGTGGCCTGACGGCCCCGGCCAGGTTCCCGACGAGACCGAGGCTTTCCAGGTCGTCTACCTAGCCGCGGACTGGTCGCCCGCCCAGGCTGCGCTCTCGCGCTACGTCCTGGAGAGCGCCAGTGGCCCGCGTGTGGCGCGCAACGCGCTCGCGTTCGTGGAGCCGGCATCGGGGCGTTTCGACGATGCCCGAGCCGCCGCGCGCCGCGCACTTGCCGTCGAGGCCCTCCTAAGCCAGGGCAGCCGCGTTGGGCTCAGCGGCGAGCAGAAGGAGGAGTTGAGGGAGCGTTTGCGCGTCGCCGAGCAGGAACTTCGCGCAGCTCTTGGGCAGGCATACACCCGCGTGCATGTCCCGCTGGGGCTCGCCGACGACGGCACCGTGCGCTTCGCCACGCGCGATCTTGGGACGATCCTCTCCGGCGGGCGGTCCCTCCACGAGCGTGTCCGAGAGGCGTTGCAGACCTACGTCGCGGATGAGCTCTTCCCGACGAAGATCGCTGCATTGGCCGACCTGAGCGACGAACGAGAATGGCGCTGGGTGAGCGAGGTGGCCCACGCGTTGCCGAGGTTCTTCGAGGCGCCGAAGGTTTGGAACCAGGACGCGCTCACGACGGGGGTGATCAAGGCGGTCGCCCAGGGCGCGCTTGGTTACGTCGCGGGGGCTCAGGAGCGGGACGGCGCGCTGTTCGCGCCTTCGACAGGCTCGGTGCGCCTCCGCGAGGACCTGGATCCCGGAAGTGTCGGGCTCGGCGAGGGCTGTGCTCTGCTGCGCGTGAGCCTCGCCGAGCGACTCCGTTCGCCATCGCCTCCCGACGCCCGACCCCAGAACGACCCGCCTGCGCCACAAATCGGCCGGCCGGATCAGCTTCCGATTGAGGTGGCGCCCGGCGGCGATGCGACTGGACTGGCGCTGAGCATTACGGCAACTGAGGACGATCTCTTCACGCTCAGCCAGGCACTCGGCAAACTCCGCGGCCTGCTCGGAGAGGGCGGGACGATGGGCCTGCAGATCGAGGTACGTTCGGCGACGTCAGGAGAGGCCATCGACCGTCTCAAGGCCCGCAACACGGTGGTGGAGCCGCTCGAGGAGAACGATGGCGTAACGCTGAGTTGGCAGTGGACAGGGCAGACGCGCTGA
- a CDS encoding helix-turn-helix domain-containing protein yields MDELRAPQTNPERLLTAEEVAERLGMTAAWVYEQSRNGRIPTVLLGRYRRYRREAIDDWIRHVEHGAAPGRTRAR; encoded by the coding sequence ATGGACGAACTACGAGCGCCTCAAACGAACCCGGAGCGACTCCTCACGGCGGAGGAGGTGGCCGAGCGCCTTGGCATGACGGCGGCATGGGTCTATGAGCAGAGCCGAAACGGACGCATTCCGACCGTCCTGCTCGGTCGTTACCGCCGATATCGGCGCGAGGCGATCGACGACTGGATTCGCCACGTGGAACACGGCGCGGCGCCCGGCCGCACGAGGGCGCGATGA
- a CDS encoding tyrosine-type recombinase/integrase, which yields MDGRLVKRKVGPVRTAGTSDGLTRVQAERRLRQLTQATKVAASHERLSIAVAAEAYLTHLDEVLGRKPTTLQDYRSILRRHVIPFYGDVKLDRLNAAQVAGYLASRRRAGLAPKTVVNHANFLHGLFGFAVRRGWMPSNPVEALDKPRAPDRGGEVRFLSADQLDRLISHVRATKFAEVDRAILVTAAQSGLRQGELLALRWRDVDLEARVLRVRESFTRGRFSSPKSRHSTRAVPVSARVALALSRLAQVSAFTAPEDLVFAHPELGSVLDSSALRKRFTAALKAAGLPHMRFHDLRHTYGTAMAAAGTPMRMLQEWMGHESYQTTLIYAAYAPDASHGLKFVERAFGRSADSGEEL from the coding sequence GTGGATGGTCGCCTCGTCAAACGCAAGGTCGGACCGGTCCGCACAGCTGGCACGAGCGATGGGCTGACGCGCGTCCAGGCCGAACGCCGGCTCCGGCAGCTCACCCAAGCCACGAAGGTCGCGGCGAGCCACGAGCGCCTTTCGATCGCCGTTGCGGCCGAGGCCTACCTCACCCATCTCGACGAGGTCCTGGGCCGCAAGCCCACAACCTTGCAGGACTACCGCAGCATCCTGCGCCGCCACGTGATCCCCTTCTACGGCGACGTTAAGCTAGATCGCCTCAACGCAGCACAGGTCGCCGGATACCTGGCAAGTCGGCGCCGTGCGGGACTCGCCCCGAAGACGGTGGTCAACCACGCGAACTTCCTGCACGGGTTGTTCGGCTTCGCTGTGCGGCGAGGCTGGATGCCGTCCAATCCCGTCGAGGCGCTGGACAAGCCTCGAGCCCCAGATCGCGGCGGTGAGGTGCGGTTCCTGTCGGCCGATCAGCTGGATCGCTTGATCAGCCATGTTCGGGCGACGAAGTTCGCTGAGGTCGACCGGGCGATCCTGGTGACGGCCGCGCAGTCCGGCCTCCGCCAGGGCGAGTTGCTCGCCCTCCGCTGGAGAGACGTGGATCTCGAGGCGCGCGTCCTGCGGGTCCGGGAGAGCTTCACCCGTGGGCGTTTCAGCTCACCGAAGTCCCGCCATTCGACGCGGGCTGTGCCAGTGTCGGCACGAGTCGCACTGGCACTCAGCAGGTTGGCACAGGTATCGGCGTTCACGGCGCCCGAGGACCTCGTCTTCGCGCACCCTGAACTTGGCTCGGTGCTCGACAGCTCGGCGCTGCGCAAGCGCTTCACGGCGGCCCTCAAGGCGGCCGGCCTGCCGCACATGCGGTTTCACGACCTGCGCCACACGTATGGAACGGCCATGGCGGCAGCTGGGACACCGATGCGAATGCTGCAGGAGTGGATGGGGCACGAGAGCTACCAGACGACGCTCATCTACGCCGCGTACGCGCCCGACGCATCGCACGGCTTGAAGTTCGTCGAGCGCGCTTTCGGTCGCTCAGCGGATTCCGGCGAGGAGCTCTGA
- a CDS encoding helix-turn-helix domain-containing protein, whose protein sequence is MSPRERFAANLRAKRLALGLSQEALGDACNLHRTEISLLERAGRDPRLATIVVIARALGVPPSELLAGIR, encoded by the coding sequence ATGTCGCCGCGGGAGCGATTCGCCGCGAACCTGCGTGCCAAACGACTCGCTCTCGGGCTCTCTCAAGAGGCTCTCGGAGACGCATGCAACCTCCACCGCACCGAGATCAGCCTGCTCGAGCGGGCCGGCCGGGATCCGAGGCTCGCGACGATCGTCGTGATCGCCCGCGCCCTCGGGGTTCCCCCCTCAGAGCTCCTCGCCGGAATCCGCTGA
- a CDS encoding helix-turn-helix domain-containing protein, with protein sequence MRINEAGLDEDATSLALMVHTARTDADLSIRELARRADVTASQISRVEKQEIRKPSTDFLLSIARALGKPAEPLLYMAGHITDEEFDRLTVGWREVLDVLRTSAEIIEGSRHDGRRDIAAQGMFFGPGVSEWAVSLLTLGGREAERELRDLLAMWQALTPVRRRLLLACAADQERLSQADRRDNNQGRYRVDLRLEEQ encoded by the coding sequence ATGAGAATCAACGAAGCCGGTCTAGATGAAGACGCGACGAGCTTGGCGCTGATGGTCCACACGGCGCGCACAGACGCCGACTTGTCGATCCGCGAGCTGGCGCGGCGAGCCGACGTGACGGCGAGCCAGATCAGTCGGGTCGAGAAACAAGAGATCCGCAAGCCGTCCACGGACTTCCTACTGTCGATCGCCCGAGCGCTCGGCAAGCCAGCCGAGCCGCTGCTGTACATGGCGGGGCACATCACGGATGAAGAGTTCGACCGCCTGACCGTCGGGTGGCGCGAGGTTCTTGACGTCCTGAGGACCTCAGCTGAGATCATTGAGGGGTCTCGTCACGACGGTCGACGGGATATCGCCGCGCAGGGCATGTTCTTTGGGCCAGGCGTCTCCGAATGGGCGGTTTCGCTGTTGACGCTGGGCGGCCGGGAGGCCGAGCGAGAACTACGCGACCTGTTGGCCATGTGGCAGGCACTCACGCCCGTGCGGCGCCGACTTCTGCTCGCTTGCGCAGCCGATCAGGAGCGTCTTTCGCAAGCAGACCGACGGGACAACAATCAGGGCCGCTATCGCGTCGACCTGCGTTTGGAGGAGCAGTGA
- a CDS encoding ImmA/IrrE family metallo-endopeptidase has translation MFGSAFLMPRRSVLADAPRGGGVEQIIRAKRRWNVAAMNLARRMHRLGLLSDWQARSTYIELGQRGYRAGEPRGIERETSQILPKVFQTLKGEGVSRRDVARELRVPVEELNRAVFGLTLASDRGRAHAMAPTTSGPPDLRVVV, from the coding sequence GTGTTCGGCTCGGCGTTCCTGATGCCGCGGCGCAGCGTCCTGGCCGACGCGCCACGTGGCGGCGGCGTGGAGCAGATCATCAGAGCCAAACGTCGGTGGAATGTCGCGGCGATGAACCTGGCGCGCCGCATGCATCGCCTCGGCCTGCTCAGCGATTGGCAGGCACGCTCGACGTACATCGAGCTCGGTCAGCGGGGCTACCGGGCCGGCGAACCGCGGGGCATCGAGCGGGAGACGTCGCAGATCCTGCCGAAGGTCTTCCAGACCCTCAAGGGGGAGGGTGTGAGTCGTCGGGACGTCGCTCGCGAACTCAGGGTCCCAGTGGAGGAACTGAACCGGGCCGTATTCGGGCTCACGCTGGCGTCGGATCGTGGGCGCGCACACGCGATGGCACCGACAACGAGCGGACCGCCCGACCTGCGCGTCGTGGTCTAG
- a CDS encoding YihY/virulence factor BrkB family protein has translation MVYKFADDQGGYLAALITYYGFLSLFPLLLLLATILAFALHGDPHLQARLLDSALAQFPVISSQLRENVHANSGSGLALVIGIVGALYGCLGAAQATQNALNRAWAVPRNVRPNPIKSRLRSLLLVLVLGLGVLVTTGLSGLTTGAGALGASVAGGLRVGAILIAALANIALFMLAFRVLTAREIPTRHLRLGAVVAGIGWQIVQLTGTYFVSHALKGTRESYGVFALVLGLLAWIYVLALVTVVAAEINVVAQRRLWPRALLTPFTDDVQLTSADKRSYTAYAESERHKGFQTVDVDFQPEQPSPHDEEETGA, from the coding sequence GTGGTGTACAAGTTCGCGGACGACCAGGGCGGCTACCTGGCGGCGCTGATCACCTACTACGGGTTCCTGTCGCTGTTTCCGCTGCTGCTGTTGCTGGCCACGATCCTCGCCTTCGCGCTGCACGGAGATCCGCATCTGCAGGCCAGGCTGTTGGACTCGGCGCTGGCCCAGTTCCCCGTCATCTCCAGCCAGTTGCGCGAGAACGTGCACGCAAACTCGGGCAGCGGGCTGGCGCTGGTGATCGGAATCGTGGGCGCGCTGTATGGCTGCCTGGGTGCCGCCCAGGCCACCCAGAACGCGCTCAACCGCGCGTGGGCTGTGCCGCGCAACGTGCGCCCGAACCCGATCAAGTCCCGCCTGCGCAGCCTGCTGCTGGTGCTCGTGCTCGGCCTCGGGGTGTTGGTCACGACCGGGCTGTCAGGTCTCACGACCGGCGCGGGCGCCCTGGGCGCCAGCGTGGCCGGCGGGTTGCGAGTCGGCGCAATCCTGATCGCCGCGCTCGCCAACATCGCCTTGTTCATGCTCGCCTTTCGGGTGCTCACCGCGCGAGAGATCCCCACCCGCCACCTACGCCTCGGCGCCGTGGTCGCCGGAATCGGCTGGCAGATCGTGCAGCTCACCGGCACCTACTTCGTCAGCCACGCCCTCAAGGGCACGCGGGAGTCATACGGCGTCTTCGCGCTCGTGCTCGGACTGCTCGCCTGGATCTACGTGCTGGCGCTCGTCACCGTCGTGGCGGCGGAGATCAACGTCGTCGCCCAGCGACGGCTGTGGCCGCGGGCGCTGCTGACACCCTTCACCGACGACGTCCAGCTCACATCCGCCGACAAACGCAGCTACACGGCCTACGCCGAAAGTGAACGCCACAAGGGCTTTCAAACCGTCGACGTCGACTTCCAACCAGAGCAACCCAGCCCGCACGACGAGGAAGAAACGGGCGCGTGA
- a CDS encoding PRC-barrel domain-containing protein has translation MGEHQRDSEWNVAEWHGKMLVDRNGEKIGKLQDVYVDVENDEPQFGTVKEGFIGRHLTFVPLGGISVGPDDLQVAVSKEQVKDAPNIEQHGDELSQADESVLYHHYELNYTPPNTESGRRLARR, from the coding sequence ATGGGCGAGCACCAGCGGGACTCCGAGTGGAACGTCGCCGAATGGCACGGCAAGATGCTGGTCGACCGCAATGGCGAGAAGATCGGCAAGCTGCAGGACGTCTACGTCGACGTCGAGAACGACGAGCCACAGTTCGGCACCGTCAAGGAGGGCTTCATCGGGCGCCACTTGACCTTCGTGCCGCTCGGTGGCATCAGCGTCGGTCCCGATGACCTGCAGGTAGCGGTCTCCAAGGAGCAGGTCAAGGACGCGCCCAACATCGAGCAGCACGGCGACGAGCTCTCCCAGGCAGACGAGTCGGTGCTCTACCACCACTACGAGCTCAACTACACCCCGCCCAACACGGAGAGCGGGCGCCGACTCGCTCGTCGCTGA
- a CDS encoding FmdB family zinc ribbon protein: MPVYVYRRHDGSTFEITQRITDDSLVSCPTTGQKVERVLQPFAPRYKGTGFYSTDHRRLKPSEQPKGGGEK; this comes from the coding sequence ATGCCCGTCTACGTCTATCGCCGCCACGACGGCTCGACGTTCGAGATCACGCAGCGGATCACCGACGACAGCCTGGTCAGCTGCCCGACGACCGGGCAGAAGGTCGAGCGCGTGCTTCAGCCGTTCGCCCCGCGCTACAAGGGCACCGGGTTCTACTCGACGGACCACCGGAGACTCAAGCCCAGCGAGCAGCCGAAAGGTGGCGGTGAGAAGTGA
- a CDS encoding helix-turn-helix transcriptional regulator: MPWLADTDVGAAYGFARSIVGARTEAELRRRALPALAELVPADLLTWDRVELVTGAVDHVAIPDGAEPSGAFEAVVPHAGDHPLLAAHAARRRPAVRLSEVVEPGALTRSELYGDLLHAAGVEYEIAIGVRTGRGEAVVAALGRTEREFSERDRDVLDLARPGLEGALRATQAHGRLVRALADDPPPGTAVILLDREGEIELSSTDAGRWLTEHFGVAEHPGWLPRPVAEWLALPPRPPLVSERDGRRLTVCLLPGDPHALLLEETVASFRPDALDRLGLTARETEVLRAASVIQGEAELAWELFLSLHAVRERLARLEAKLGVSTAGDAVARALRESL; the protein is encoded by the coding sequence ATGCCCTGGCTCGCCGACACCGACGTGGGCGCCGCGTACGGGTTCGCCCGCTCGATCGTGGGGGCCCGCACCGAGGCCGAGCTGCGACGTCGCGCGCTTCCCGCGCTCGCCGAGCTCGTTCCCGCGGATCTCCTGACCTGGGATCGGGTCGAGCTCGTCACGGGCGCCGTCGATCACGTGGCCATCCCGGACGGTGCGGAGCCCTCCGGCGCCTTCGAGGCGGTCGTGCCGCACGCCGGCGACCATCCGCTGCTCGCGGCGCACGCGGCCCGCCGGCGCCCGGCCGTGCGGTTGTCGGAGGTCGTCGAGCCCGGCGCCCTCACGCGCAGCGAGCTCTACGGCGACCTCCTGCACGCCGCGGGCGTGGAGTACGAGATCGCGATCGGCGTGCGCACCGGTCGCGGCGAGGCGGTCGTTGCGGCGCTCGGCCGCACCGAACGCGAGTTCTCCGAGCGCGACCGCGACGTGCTCGACCTCGCCCGCCCAGGGCTTGAGGGTGCGCTGCGGGCCACGCAGGCGCACGGGCGCCTCGTCCGCGCGCTCGCTGACGACCCTCCGCCCGGGACCGCGGTGATTCTGCTCGATCGCGAGGGCGAGATCGAGCTCTCCAGCACCGACGCCGGGCGTTGGTTGACGGAGCACTTCGGTGTGGCGGAACACCCCGGCTGGCTGCCCCGACCTGTCGCCGAGTGGCTGGCACTGCCGCCGCGCCCGCCGCTGGTGAGCGAGCGCGATGGCCGGCGCCTCACCGTCTGCCTGCTCCCCGGCGATCCGCATGCGCTGCTGCTCGAGGAGACCGTGGCGAGCTTCCGCCCAGATGCTCTCGACCGGCTCGGTCTGACCGCCCGCGAGACCGAGGTCCTGCGTGCCGCCAGTGTCATCCAGGGCGAGGCCGAGCTCGCGTGGGAGCTGTTCTTGAGTCTTCACGCGGTCCGCGAGCGGCTCGCGCGCCTGGAAGCCAAGCTCGGGGTGAGCACGGCCGGCGACGCCGTCGCCCGGGCGCTCCGCGAGAGCCTGTAG
- a CDS encoding Fur family transcriptional regulator encodes MATTADCEHLLRQVGLRATRPRVAVLTAVYDHPHADTDSIIRVVRNGSGQVSTQAVYDVLRALTGAGLVRRIEPAGSVPRYESRVGDNHHHVVCRSCGAIADVDCAVGDAPCLDASHHHGYEIDEAEVVFWGRCPDCVASASMPRAAEAQNQQYESMSQEMNPT; translated from the coding sequence GTGGCCACGACCGCCGATTGTGAACATCTGCTTCGGCAGGTTGGGCTCCGGGCGACGCGTCCGCGTGTGGCGGTGCTGACCGCGGTGTATGACCATCCTCACGCCGACACCGACTCGATCATCCGGGTCGTGCGCAACGGATCCGGCCAGGTGTCGACGCAGGCCGTGTACGACGTCCTGCGGGCCCTGACCGGGGCCGGACTCGTACGGCGCATCGAGCCGGCGGGCTCCGTACCCCGTTACGAGTCCCGGGTCGGTGACAACCATCACCACGTCGTGTGCCGGTCGTGCGGAGCCATCGCCGACGTCGATTGCGCCGTCGGCGACGCGCCGTGCCTGGACGCGTCGCACCACCATGGCTACGAGATCGACGAGGCCGAGGTCGTGTTCTGGGGGCGATGCCCCGACTGTGTCGCCTCGGCATCGATGCCTCGGGCCGCCGAAGCGCAGAACCAGCAATACGAAAGCATGAGCCAGGAGATGAATCCGACGTGA